The region aaacttgttttttttttttattatctgcaAAGGTAGCAAGGAAAAGCAATATTTTGCTCATTAGCTCCTCTCCTGTTGGATATtaagctttgcaagacgcagcTAGATACTTTACAATGTGTCAACTGAAGGACCCGAGAATCTCGGCAAATTCAGATCAAATTTCTCATGAGGCACGATAATTGGATAATTGATGCTGTTTGaagatttttcttctgttttttttaattggtattttctaatagattttctaaCTGGTGCTGACTTGTATTTTTATACCTCGACTTTCAGAAATGTACTTTATCACggcttcaagttttttgttaGATTTCCAACATCATTTTTTGGTAAGTCAGCAAAGTGTGAAATATGAAATTCTTACATTGgaatttcaaaacaattgaTTGGACTTTCAAAATTGGGTATTGAAAAGTCAACAGAACATGTTATATTAAACTGTTTGGCAGGATTTTGAACATTTATGgttgaaaatcaaacaaaagaTTGAAGATTATATTCACTTGCTGGATTTGAGACATTTGTTGTTGAAAAggcaacaaaaaattggagattaCACTCacctgttttattttcttttttttttaatccaaccAATCGTTAAAGATCCCAATCatttgattgattttaaaattctgttgaaaattcaacaagaaaatttgatcttttttaAGCGTTTGAAATTTCAacgcattttttattttatttttttttttttttacagtgtgCCCCAACATAGGATGCAATTTGAACTTTCATCTACAAGAAGAGACTGTGCTACAGCTTTCTGCCTGCCCTCTTACCTAATATGTTCGTAACTGCTATACCAGAGGGGTTGAACAGAGAAGTACCATCAGTGCTAGCAGATTCCAGTTTATCTAGTCCTATTCCAGCAAGTTTATTAAGCCCTGAAAGTAAATATACACCAGTGGCAGACATTTTGAATAGTAGGAATGTGGAAAAACATTTTAGTGCTTTAGTTGAGCCTGTGCATGTGCAGACACAGTTCTTGGGTATTGATGTTCCTGATATTGTTTATAGGCTGGATAGTAGCATTCAAGCTGATATTTTTGCGATCTGTGATCAGTGAaggaaaaacaaagataaaaaacaactgaatattttactattatctTGAAGtcgtttaaaagaaaaatctcaatttttgaaaaatcaacgGACACTTAGCACTAATCATCCCGTTGATAATTTCCACCCTAGGTTTACCCCGTGCACTGACATTTTCTGTGTGAGAATAACTTCTCATTTAGTATAGCTTTTATTTCAGGTCGAAGCTGTGGAACCATCTCTGAGTCCTACAGCCTCTACCAAGTTGATGTGATGTGAAATGACATTTGTGAAGTAAGTGCCCTCACTTAATCTAGGCGGGTTTGTATTGTGACGATTCTCAGTCTTGAAGACGGGAATGTTTtctccttttcatttttttttctatgcattgTTGTTTATGTAGAAAGGATTGTTTCGTTctttccagtgttttttttgtttttgtttgtattgcAGTGTTAGTACCATGGCTTTCAGCTTGAAAGTGCCCTGTTTTGCTAAGCCCAGATCAAGTCTGGAAGTACCAAAAGAATTGTTGATCGACTCCGTTCCACCTTCAGAAATAGTAATTGGGGGTGGGAGGGCTTGTGAGGTTTCTGTGGGTCATTTTGGCGGACAAAAAGTagccttaaaaaaatatataggaatCCGCGGTAATGCCGAATACGAGTCAGTTATTTTAAAGGAAGCTGCTGCCATTTATAAAACACGCCATGAAAACGTTGTTGGGATTAGGTTTGTCTGTTTGAAGGAGATGACCCTTGGCCTCGAATACTGCGAGAAAGTTTTGACGGATGAAGATGGGAATCCACATTCTTTTAACAATGCCAGGCAAATTCTTGGTTTCCTGTCCGTCTTGAGTAGTGAAGTGAGCAGGGAAATCGCTCCTGTCTTATTTAGTTCAATGGCTTGTCAGGTTTCAGAGGGCTTAAGGTATCTTCACTCGATAAAGATCATCCATGCTGACCTCAAATCGGCTAAcgttttggtcactgaaaaaagGGGACACGACGACTCTTGGCTCTTTAAATTAGCAGATTTTGGAGAAAGCCGATTATCACTTGTGACATTAGTCGTTACTTCAACTACTCAAGATCAGTCTCAGCAAAATCGGGGTGGGACAATATGTTTTATGAGCCCAGAAAGATGCGACAACAAACGTCCTACCTTTGCTTGTGACCTGTTTTCTTTTGGAATGTTTCTATATGAGCTACATGATTTTACGATCAAGTTTCCCTTCGAAAAGGATGGTTTTCCTGTTGACGTGATAGTCAATAAAATTAGGAGTGGGGTGTTGCCCTGTCATGAAGATATGTCAAGTCTcctaaaagaagtttttctgaAATGTTGCGCGTTTGAGCCGAAAGCTCGTCCCACTGTCTTCGAACTTTGCAAAATGTTGACTGAACTTGCCCCTGAAGCTTTCATGCAGCCAGATCGTGCTCTCAATTCCACAATTCAATTTCCAATACTCAATTCCAATAATGATTCCTATCAAGAGAATTTTTCTGTGTCAGATCTACCATTGACCGACCTTAGTCAACCTGTTTCTCACTCCGAATTTTCCAGTTCGGGTCTACCTGACTCTCATCTATTGGTTTCAGAAGTTATGGTGCCTGCTACGGAACCGTCTCAAATGATCTTGGATGCTGTCGCTGGCTGTGCACTTCGAAATTTTGGCATCACGCAGCTGAAAGATTTTCAGATTCGTAGTATTACTaacattctaaaaaaagaagatgcttTAGTTGTTTCAGGCACTGGAAGTGGAAAGTCGATTTGCTATCAAATTCCATCTGTTATGGAATCAGGTATTACTCTTTTGGTTGTTCTAACCATAGCACTGCACAAGGATCAAAGTGATTTTTTACTTTCACGTGGTATCGATTCCTTTGTTGTTGGTGAAAAAATTGCTCCTGTCGAATACGACCAACAAGTGACCGCCATTTCAGATTTGTCTGAAAATAAACCTGTGATTTTAGTAGGTTCTCCAGAAAGTTTTATGGGCTGGGAAGGATCGTTAGGGATCGTTCGGAGGCAAAGATCTCTTATAGACAGACGGTTGAAATTTGTAGTCTTTGACGAGTGCCATCTACTCTACGAATGGTGTGGCTTTAGAAGTTCCTTTTTGGAACTGAAGAGCTTGAGAAGTTTTTTCCCTCGCGCAACTTTCCTTGCATTGACAGCAACTCTGCTGCCCAAAGATGAAAAACTGATTAGAGAGGAGTTTCTTCACACCCTTGTGTAGTTCGAATGTCTGTTGATAGGCCAAATGTAAGGCTGGAGATTTCGCATTACAGCCCACCTTCAGGTTTGGAAGGTAGTGTGGATTGGGTTGAAAGTTGGTCTGAAGCTGCCAAGAGGATCATTGGAACAGTTAATGGACAGCTAGCCATAGTATATTTCTCGTATGCGCGGGAGGCCAGTGCTGCATGTTCGGCCATTTCCAGTTTAGGAGTCAAGGCTGCGGCGTTCACTGGAGAATGCTCATCACTGGATAAAAATCACATTCATGCTGCAATGAGAAATGGGGAGATTGAAATACTCTGCGCCACTACTGCGTATGGCTGTGGCTTGAATCTTCCAGATGTTTGTTGTGTTGTTCGTTTTGGCTTGCCAAAAAACATGTCGTCTTGGATGCAAGAGCAAGGTAGAGCAGGACGCGACGGAAAACCTGCTAGGGCCGTTATTCTCTTGAATGAAAAGTATGATATTAATCGCTGCGTATTCTGGCTTGACGGATCATCTGATGGAGACAAAAATCAATGTTAACCAACTTTGTGGATGTTCTGAATTACGCCTATTCTGGCTTCTCTGGCCTTTGTCTTCTTAAATTTCAGGTCAAATATTTCGGCGAAAGCTTGCCCCAGGGCGACGCTCAAAACTGCTGCCAGAGTTGTGATGACCAGAGTTTTCAGGATGCTTCCGGTGAAATTCGTAAAGTTGTAGACTGTTTGACGCTGTTTTATGATAGGGGAATTTCATCCGTTTCGGAAACGCATATAACATCTTTTCTCATGGGCAGGTCGGACAAGTGGCTGCGGGAACATCTGGTTGATGCAGATTACACAGCCTATCCTTTCCATAGTTTCGTTGGTGTTAAAGGCCAGCATGTACTCTCAGGTCTGATTCGTCAAGCGTCGTCGCTAGGTATCGTAACGATTCACTTGCGTGAAATGTTTTTTGGTGGTAGGAGGGAGGTCAGGAAATTTTTTTCGCTTGGAATGTCTTTGCCAGAAGTGGTCAAGCTCCCACCAGTACTGTATTCAAAGAGCGCTTTTTCTGTCTGCACCTCACTCACGCCTTCTAGAAAGCCGAGACCAGGCGTCGTTGACAAAGTTTTGGCAGCACTACTCTCTGGATCTTGGAAAAATGCAACGCTTGGCATGCTCAAATATCCAGGGTATACTGAAAACTCGGGTGTTTCCGAGGTTCTCTTTATTGACGACGTGAAAACAATTTACGACGGAGATGACGACTATGTTTTCCTGATGGGTAATATGCAACTGACTAGGAAGGGAGGCAtgccaaaatttgaaaaagtggtCATGCTTCCGAATGACGAGTCTCAGATTAGCGTTTTAGTCCGTGTCAATGAATGCGCTGGGGTCAAACAGTGTACAGCAGCAGGTTGTGAGTTTTCTCTTCAGAACTGTTTCAGCAGAAACACTTGCCTTGAACATCCAGATGAGCCGCTCAAAAACAAGTGTTGTGGTTGTCGAATAGCTTTCGTTTGTCCTGTCAAAAAGAAAGATCATCGACGGTGGGTCATTTCCTTTAGCAATGATGATGGACGACTCCACTCTCACGCCCGGCCACCAGAAAACCGTCTAGTCTCTAGGGTTCGTTCTGACATTGTAGGGGCTGTAGCACGTGACCCAACATTGACAGTTTCTGAGATTCATAAAGGGGTTGGTGTTGGTTATATTTTGGGCGAAAGGAATTTAGCTGCGGTTAATTTGGACCGCGTCAGAAAGTTTGTTGATGCAGTGCGGAAGGGGCCTGATTCTCTTCCTCGATTTCTTGAAACCTTTAACGAGGCTATGCTTAAGGAAATACCATTGTTTCAAAACGATGACAAACAGATCAACCTTGAAATGCAGCAGGCCACCCTAAAGTACCTACGTTTTTTCTCTTTGGATCAAGGCAATTCTCTTTGTCTTTTAATGTTCGACATTCACATCGATGTCCTGGCAAAAGCTGATTTTTTGATTCCTGATGTTACCTACCCTGGAACGTTCCACCCTTTCAAATATCTGCTGAATGTTGTTGTATATGACAGCGAAATTTTGCAATACGTTACTGTTGCCCGGGTGCTTATGTCTGATTTGCATAGAGGCGCCTATAAGAGTGCTTTTGGAGTTCTCTTTGACGAGGTGAAGAAAAAACATCCAGATTATTGTCCAGTAAACTTGATTGTTATCGCTGATTTCTCTGAGGCACAGAAGCAAGGTCTCAAGTCGGCCGTTGAAAGCCAGTCAACTTTCAATGAAAGTGACGATATACAGCAGAGCTTAATTCGAATACGGGGATGTCGTGTCCACTTTTGGCGATCCGTGAATAAAATATCTCAGAAAATCTGCAGTACTAAGGACGAGGTCTGTGAATTCAAATCTGTTGCTCGGCTGCTCGAATCTGCTCCTAACAAACAACAAGCTGATCTGTGTTTTAGTGTTTTGTCTGGCAAGCCAGACCAAAAGCTTTTGAAGGCCTTTCCTTGTCTCATATCGGCTGCTGCTCTACGATACTGTGACGGATGGAGTCAAGCTGCTAGCTGGGTTTCGTTTTGGTCTAGGGCAAATAACTTAAAGATGATTTGCAAGGCCCTTTCCGAATTCACTGATAGAGAGTGGGACGTCTTGCCTGCGACTACCAATGCCGTCGAGTCCCATAACAGGATATCTAAGCCGAGCTGTAAGACCATAGCTGCAGCTCTTAAATGGTATTATAGGATCGACCGAACATGCACCGTAAAATATGTTGCCGCAAGACATGGCTTTGGTATAAAATATCCCAGCAAACGCTGCAAGAAACCGGGCAAATTGTCAACTCCATCCGATTGGAGTGAAGAAGTTTCTTCCCAAGACGTTAGTTTTGCTGCTAGTGTTGATGGGGATGAAGAGTTCGTGGGAAGATTTATTATGGTGAACACGGTAGGTGTCAAGGGTAAACACTACGGCAAGCTACTTGCTAAAGTGGTTGAGCGGACGGAAGACGGCTACCGGGCTATGTATCACGACACTCCATCGTATGAAACATACGTGGGTGGTCCCGACGACCCTGATGTTGATTTATTACCTTTGTCGTTTGAGCCTCCTCCTCCGCCGAAACAGAAACGCTAATGAATcgcctttttttctgtttcaacaagttttcaatagctttttgaaaacattttttttctggtttttcacACATGgtgacaaaatataaaatattaatatatggCGGTATTATtgctttgttttgttgttttttt is a window of Artemia franciscana unplaced genomic scaffold, ASM3288406v1 Scaffold_7497, whole genome shotgun sequence DNA encoding:
- the LOC136043599 gene encoding uncharacterized protein LOC136043599, translated to MLTNFVDVLNYAYSGFSGLCLLKFQVKYFGESLPQGDAQNCCQSCDDQSFQDASGEIRKVVDCLTLFYDRGISSVSETHITSFLMGRSDKWLREHLVDADYTAYPFHSFVGVKGQHVLSGLIRQASSLGIVTIHLREMFFGGRREVRKFFSLGMSLPEVVKLPPVLYSKSAFSVCTSLTPSRKPRPGVVDKVLAALLSGSWKNATLGMLKYPGYTENSGVSEVLFIDDVKTIYDGDDDYVFLMGNMQLTRKGGMPKFEKVVMLPNDESQISVLVRVNECAGVKQCTAAGCEFSLQNCFSRNTCLEHPDEPLKNKCCGCRIAFVCPVKKKDHRRWVISFSNDDGRLHSHARPPENRLVSRVRSDIVGAVARDPTLTVSEIHKGVGVGYILGERNLAAVNLDRVRKFVDAVRKGPDSLPRFLETFNEAMLKEIPLFQNDDKQINLEMQQATLKYLRFFSLDQGNSLCLLMFDIHIDVLAKADFLIPDVTYPGTFHPFKYLLNVVVYDSEILQYVTVARVLMSDLHRGAYKSAFGVLFDEVKKKHPDYCPVNLIVIADFSEAQKQGLKSAVESQSTFNESDDIQQSLIRIRGCRVHFWRSVNKISQKICSTKDEVCEFKSVARLLESAPNKQQADLCFSVLSGKPDQKLLKAFPCLISAAALRYCDGWSQAASWVSFWSRANNLKMICKALSEFTDREWDVLPATTNAVESHNRISKPSCKTIAAALKWYYRIDRTCTVKYVAARHGFGIKYPSKRCKKPGKLSTPSDWSEEVSSQDVSFAASVDGDEEFVGRFIMVNTVGVKGKHYGKLLAKVVERTEDGYRAMYHDTPSYETYVGGPDDPDVDLLPLSFEPPPPPKQKR